In the genome of Acidobacteriota bacterium, one region contains:
- a CDS encoding alcohol dehydrogenase catalytic domain-containing protein: MTAAVYRGPGDVRVESVPVPKIGRGELLIRVHTCGICGTDLKKISTGSHSAPRIFGHEIAGVVAAVGAGVTKFKPGDRVMAFHHIPCGQCYYCERKVFAQCPVYKQVGSTAGFEPSGGGFAEYVRVLDWIVEKGVVSIPDGVPFEQAAWIEPVNTCLKGIETLRLTPGEIVFAIGQGPIGILLATLAKRAGARVITSDLYPQRLTISKAFGLEETIEAGRTDAVAAVRALTEGRGADATIVAVAGDALIQTAMDATRPGGRVMLFAQTVRGEAKIDPASVCVDEKALLGSYSASVDLQAESVRFVFSGEMDLTKLISHRFPLAQSVAALELAAHPQPDSMKVIIQPGLSW, from the coding sequence ATGACCGCGGCCGTCTATCGCGGTCCGGGAGACGTTCGCGTCGAGTCCGTCCCCGTTCCCAAGATCGGGCGCGGCGAGCTGCTCATCCGCGTCCACACCTGCGGCATCTGCGGCACCGATTTGAAGAAGATCTCCACCGGCTCGCACTCCGCGCCCCGCATCTTCGGACATGAGATCGCGGGCGTGGTCGCCGCCGTTGGCGCCGGGGTCACCAAGTTCAAGCCCGGCGACCGCGTGATGGCTTTCCATCACATCCCCTGCGGCCAGTGTTATTACTGCGAGCGCAAAGTCTTCGCGCAGTGTCCGGTATACAAGCAGGTGGGCTCCACCGCCGGCTTTGAGCCCAGCGGCGGAGGCTTCGCCGAGTACGTCCGCGTGCTTGATTGGATCGTGGAAAAGGGCGTGGTCTCGATTCCTGACGGCGTCCCGTTCGAGCAAGCGGCGTGGATCGAGCCGGTGAACACCTGCCTCAAGGGCATCGAGACGCTGCGGCTCACCCCCGGCGAGATTGTGTTCGCTATCGGACAAGGGCCCATCGGCATCTTGTTGGCAACATTGGCTAAACGCGCGGGAGCCCGCGTCATTACTTCCGATTTGTACCCGCAGCGGCTTACAATAAGTAAAGCATTCGGCCTGGAAGAAACCATTGAGGCGGGCCGCACCGACGCTGTGGCAGCTGTCCGCGCCCTTACCGAGGGACGCGGGGCCGATGCCACCATCGTCGCGGTTGCGGGTGACGCGCTGATCCAGACAGCAATGGACGCGACGCGCCCGGGCGGCCGGGTAATGCTGTTTGCCCAGACTGTCCGTGGGGAAGCAAAAATAGATCCGGCTTCGGTATGTGTCGACGAGAAGGCGCTGCTCGGTTCCTATAGCGCGTCCGTCGACCTGCAGGCAGAGTCGGTGCGCTTCGTGTTTTCTGGCGAGATGGACCTGACGAAGCTGATCAGCCATCGCTTTCCGCTGGCGCAGTCGGTGGCAGCGCTCGAGCTGGCCGCGCATCCACAGCCGGACTCGATGAAGGTGATCATCCAGCCCGGGTTGAGCTGGTGA